One genomic region from Cetobacterium sp. 8H encodes:
- a CDS encoding NAD-dependent epimerase/dehydratase family protein → MKKILITGSNGFIGKNLKERLLRTENVEILTFDMENTMEELEESIKNVDFIFHLAGINRPENPEDFYKGNTDLVGNLINLLEKNNKKIPVLITSSIHADKENDYGKSKLAGENLLKEYAEKNSSAVYIYRLQNVFGKWCKPNYNSVIATWCYNTANDIEISINGRDTLIEFVYIDDVINAIVSHLNEENKENKLYYMVEKTYHKTLGEVADLLESFKENRKTLTIPKVGTGFERALYATYLSYLPKDKFSYKLVEHSDPRGSFVEILRTLDSGQFSISTSRPGVTRGNHYHNTKNEKFLVIKGEATLRFRHIFSDEIIEYPVSDKKLEVVDIPTGYTHNITNTGKKDMVLVLWANEQFDKENPDTYYLEV, encoded by the coding sequence ATGAAAAAAATATTAATTACAGGCTCTAATGGTTTCATTGGAAAAAATTTAAAAGAAAGACTTTTAAGAACAGAGAATGTAGAGATATTAACATTTGATATGGAAAATACTATGGAAGAACTAGAAGAAAGCATAAAAAATGTAGATTTTATATTCCATTTAGCAGGAATCAATAGACCAGAAAATCCAGAAGATTTTTATAAAGGAAATACTGATTTAGTTGGAAATTTAATTAATTTATTAGAAAAAAATAATAAAAAAATACCAGTATTAATAACATCTTCAATCCATGCTGATAAAGAAAATGATTATGGAAAAAGCAAGTTAGCGGGAGAAAATCTATTAAAAGAGTATGCAGAGAAAAATAGTTCAGCTGTGTATATTTATAGATTACAAAATGTTTTTGGAAAATGGTGTAAACCTAACTATAACTCAGTTATAGCAACATGGTGTTACAATACTGCAAATGATATTGAAATATCAATAAATGGAAGAGATACATTGATAGAATTTGTATATATAGATGATGTAATAAATGCTATTGTATCTCATTTAAATGAAGAAAATAAAGAAAATAAATTATATTATATGGTAGAAAAAACTTACCATAAAACTCTTGGAGAAGTTGCAGATTTATTAGAGTCTTTTAAAGAGAATAGGAAAACTTTGACAATTCCCAAAGTAGGAACAGGGTTTGAAAGAGCTTTATATGCAACATATCTATCATATCTTCCAAAAGATAAGTTTTCTTACAAATTAGTGGAGCATTCTGATCCTAGAGGAAGTTTTGTTGAAATATTAAGAACATTGGATAGTGGACAATTTTCTATATCAACTTCAAGACCAGGTGTAACCAGAGGTAATCACTATCATAATACTAAAAATGAAAAGTTTTTAGTTATAAAAGGTGAAGCTACACTAAGATTTAGACATATATTTAGTGATGAAATTATAGAGTATCCAGTATCTGATAAAAAATTAGAGGTTGTAGATATCCCAACAGGGTATACTCATAATATAACAAATACCGGAAAAAAAGATATGGTTCTTGTATTATGGGCAAATGAGCAATTTGATAAAGAAAACCCAGATACATATTACTTGGAGGTTTAA